The Agarilytica rhodophyticola genome has a window encoding:
- a CDS encoding outer membrane beta-barrel domain-containing protein — protein sequence MLHIRKALIACLLISTLTPAISFAQDEKPAIKVIDPDKRVPSANPAALDTEHFEAGVYTGFLSVEDFNTNPLWGFSARYYFNQKLLIEASIATSETERANPEGTLDFNPERDFSYVSISAGYQLLKGRSFWGKKRKFNSGLYALAGVEQVDFADESNTGLLLGISYKTVLTDWLTINLDFKNHIVERNFVGDDKVTQNTEFAIGINTIF from the coding sequence ATGTTGCACATTCGCAAGGCTCTGATCGCCTGCCTTCTTATATCGACACTAACACCAGCAATTAGCTTTGCTCAGGATGAAAAACCAGCGATCAAAGTTATCGATCCAGATAAAAGAGTTCCATCGGCAAATCCCGCTGCACTGGATACGGAGCATTTTGAAGCTGGTGTTTATACTGGTTTTCTCTCAGTCGAAGACTTCAATACTAATCCGTTGTGGGGCTTTTCTGCACGTTATTACTTTAATCAAAAGTTATTGATAGAAGCTAGTATCGCCACGTCTGAAACTGAGCGAGCCAATCCAGAAGGAACTCTTGACTTTAACCCTGAGCGGGATTTCAGTTATGTCAGTATTTCCGCCGGCTACCAGCTTCTTAAAGGACGCTCTTTCTGGGGTAAAAAAAGAAAGTTTAATTCAGGCCTATATGCTCTTGCTGGTGTTGAGCAAGTAGACTTTGCAGATGAAAGTAACACAGGCTTACTACTCGGTATTAGTTATAAAACGGTGTTAACTGATTGGCTGACGATCAATTTAGATTTCAAAAACCACATTGTAGAAAGAAATTTTGTTGGTGATGATAAAGTAACCCAAAACACAGAGTTCGCCATCGGAATCAATACAATATTCTAA
- a CDS encoding DoxX family protein has product MNTLDHLFKDFNFTDIGLLTLRLTISILVLAHGLQDITHIDAAAFGKTLGGNLIISNLATYCVFIGDLLVPTLLALGIFCRLSAAAIIGNMLFIIVLAFQPELFSESNFGGYAFEMKLLLLVSALPIALLGSGRYAVIQD; this is encoded by the coding sequence ATGAATACACTTGATCATTTGTTTAAAGATTTTAACTTTACAGATATTGGCCTGTTAACACTAAGGCTTACTATCTCTATTTTAGTATTGGCTCATGGGCTGCAAGACATTACCCATATAGATGCTGCGGCATTTGGAAAAACACTTGGTGGCAATTTAATTATTTCTAACTTAGCTACATACTGTGTTTTTATAGGCGATTTGCTTGTGCCCACATTATTGGCACTGGGTATTTTTTGCCGCCTTAGCGCCGCAGCTATTATAGGTAATATGTTGTTTATAATAGTGCTCGCGTTTCAACCAGAACTTTTTTCAGAAAGTAATTTTGGTGGCTACGCATTTGAAATGAAACTTTTATTGTTGGTTAGTGCACTGCCAATTGCACTACTAGGTAGTGGCCGCTACGCCGTTATTCAGGATTAA
- a CDS encoding outer membrane beta-barrel domain-containing protein has product MTFFGTASSALAKEGKNSGKLRINSELFDIGVTTGIINIEDFPSEFIVGANITFKASENFFLQYNYVQASVSNSAFENNPAFTTLDLGDDRDFTHFDLLVGYNIFQGEFFASEDRAHLSSLYVVGGVGDTDFGGEDDFTYTIGVGYQIEFFRRYLLRFDYRDYIYQTSLVVGDDEDTVHNTQISVGLGYLF; this is encoded by the coding sequence TTGACATTTTTCGGTACTGCTAGCTCCGCTCTGGCAAAAGAAGGTAAGAATTCAGGTAAATTGCGTATTAACTCTGAGCTATTTGATATAGGTGTAACGACAGGCATTATCAATATTGAAGATTTTCCGTCGGAGTTTATTGTCGGCGCCAATATTACCTTTAAAGCATCAGAGAATTTTTTCTTGCAATACAATTATGTGCAAGCCAGTGTTTCAAATTCTGCCTTTGAAAATAATCCAGCGTTTACCACTCTGGATTTAGGCGATGACCGTGACTTTACTCACTTTGACTTATTAGTTGGTTATAATATTTTCCAAGGTGAATTCTTTGCATCTGAAGACAGAGCTCACTTATCTTCACTTTATGTGGTTGGTGGCGTTGGTGATACCGACTTTGGCGGCGAAGATGATTTCACCTATACCATTGGCGTTGGCTATCAAATTGAATTCTTTAGACGTTACTTGCTGCGCTTTGACTATCGCGATTATATTTATCAAACTTCTCTAGTAGTGGGTGACGATGAAGATACCGTACATAATACGCAGATATCGGTAGGCTTAGGCTACTTATTTTAA